agtttcaacctatgacgtccgctcttgatgatagttatttatcatcaaatcaagacaccaatcaatttttggtgtaggcagggattgaaccacaaatctcttattcaaccattagagattttaccagttgagctagcACACAATTTGTCAACTTAGATTTGGTATGATGTGTTTGAATTTAGAGTTGAAATGCCAAAATCATTGACggtgaaatttcaaattttaaatgctTTATGTTACCTTAGTATGGAATGCcaaagaattttaaatttctctctcgcaattgtgtaaaattttaatatatgtaaccaacttttcccaaaaaaaagaaaaaaaaatgtttaactatggttttaaatttttgataatttgatatattacATTTAATGATACAAATTCTTCTAACATTGTTTGTAGCTTAAGTCACAGTCGGTTTAAATGATATATTTCATTTTGATCCCAACACCGTTTCTGTTTATGTTACCAAAATTCACGCAGTTTCATCTCTGTCACCGATGATTTCTAGTCATCTACTAATGCCTTTTCTATTTCTTAAATGTCTTGGCTACTCCACTCTAGGTCTAGGAAAGGTTTTGCATTTACATCAATAAATGTCCAAGGGGCTGATCaaaatggagaaaaataaaagcccAAAGTAAAACTAAGGGAGCAAGGTATTTCACGTGTTATGGATAAAGCCAAGTTCACACAAGGACCACTATTCTAAGATATCATTAAAAGTGAACAATGACTTATATGAAAAGTTCGAAACACACACAGCACAAACATGTTTTTAGAAGAATTTGAGGTCTaaactacatttttttaattaaatgaaacgTAAAAAAAAGATCTAAGgtgtaaaatgaaaatttgggggggggggggggggggggggggtgttgggtgggggaagaaaaataagagatttCAATGTGCAAGCTTCCGCAAGGTTTCTAAGTCATTGAAAAGTCGTAAAAAAAGATCTAAggtgtaaaatgtaatttttgttggcgggggggggggggggggggtgggggggttgGGGAAGAAAAATAAGCTATTTCAATGTGCAAGCTTCCGCAAGGTTTCTAAGTCATTGAAAAGTcgtaaaaaaagatatatgaagtgtaaaatgtaatttgggggaaagaaaaataagtcATTTCAATGTGCAAGCTTCCGCGCAAAGTTTCTAAGTTATTGAAAAGTCACAAGAGCAATATACTCAATCTACGACTAATACTGTATTAGAGAACTGACCCTTGTAGAAGTTTCTTATTAGTTAATTACTCGGAAAATACTGATCTGAGAGGGAAAAGTTTCGTAATTGCTGCGCAACCTGACATAGGCCAATCTATATAAACACTGGATCAACAACACAGTTAATTCAATGCAAAGTCTGAgcaagaaaataacataaaccaTGGCTCACCTCTCTATCTTCCTCTCCTCTCTTCTAGTCCTAGCGGTCCTCCATGGTGCCCATGCAGTCGAATACACTGTCATAAACCGAGCACAAACAACCCCAGGTGGTGCACGCTTCAGAAACCAGTTGGGTGCCGAGTACACTAGGCAGACAATGGAATCTGCCACCAACTTCATCTGGAACATCTTTCAGCAAACCACAGAGTCAGACAGAAAGAACTATCAAAACGTGAACTTATTTGTTGAGGAGAAATTATCTATAGAAAACGCACTGGCCGTAACTTCAGGGAACGAAATTAAAGTTCTTGCAAGCTATATCGAAGGCATAAAGGGCGATATCAAGTGGGACTTTAATGGTGTACTTTACCATGAAATGGTACACGTGTGGCAGTGGAATGGTCAAAGTTTGGCTCCAGGAGGATTGATTGAAGGAATTGCCGATTATGTGAGGCTAAAGGCAAACTATGCGCCTAGCCACTGGGTCAAGCCTGGGGAGGGAAAAACATGGGATCAAGGCTATGATGTTACAGTAAAGTTTCTAGATTACTGCAATGGTCTTAGAGATGGGTTTGTGGCTGAACTCAACAAAAAGATGAAAGATGGTTATAATGACAGCTTCTTTGTGGACCTGTTAGGGAAGCCAGTTGATCAGCTTTGGAGCGACTATAAGGCCAAGTATGGAATGGGAAATTAGGGGCTTTGATTCTTAGCTAGCTGTTGCTAATTCTTGTGTATCAATTAATGTGACATAATATTATATCTTAGAATAAGTGAGAGTTGGGGTTGGAACCCAAATTCTCTTTATggagaaaattagaaaatattattgaGTTATGAGTCTTTGCATGTGTCGATATGATTTAGTTCCATTATGCATCGTAGCTGTATAAATTCTCGTGTATAACTGTGATTTAGATGCAATGTATTCATTGTCATCATAAAATATATAGCCTTAAGATCTTGTTACTTATTAGGATGAGTTTGATAGGAGAAATCTCTTTCCCAATACTTTTTTAGAACTTGTGTCCGTGAATGAGAATAGTCAACATTCAGCAACCAAGTGACAGGCTGAGCATTCATGTTGAACAACCCTCCGTAATTTACATGCATGGCCAATTAATGGCTATTTCACTTTAATTTTAGTTATGGCAAAATGATATTTTCGCACTAGtttttttcacacttttttttacgtccacttttatgttttaaatatgaatttttttttcaatt
This portion of the Castanea sativa cultivar Marrone di Chiusa Pesio chromosome 7, ASM4071231v1 genome encodes:
- the LOC142643805 gene encoding uncharacterized protein LOC142643805 gives rise to the protein MAHLSIFLSSLLVLAVLHGAHAVEYTVINRAQTTPGGARFRNQLGAEYTRQTMESATNFIWNIFQQTTESDRKNYQNVNLFVEEKLSIENALAVTSGNEIKVLASYIEGIKGDIKWDFNGVLYHEMVHVWQWNGQSLAPGGLIEGIADYVRLKANYAPSHWVKPGEGKTWDQGYDVTVKFLDYCNGLRDGFVAELNKKMKDGYNDSFFVDLLGKPVDQLWSDYKAKYGMGN